A window of Aeromicrobium sp. A1-2 contains these coding sequences:
- a CDS encoding MCE family protein, giving the protein MTMLSGRATPRVAAAVVGLLLVAALVTMTRGEATRTVSAVFPRTVSLFEGSDVRIMGIRVGTVTAITPQGTSVRVDMEYARKYDVPADAKAVIVSPSVISDRFVQLTPAYVGGERLAEGAVIAQEDTAVPVELDRTFEATQQLMDALGPSGANRHGALSGLLSVLADTLDGQGAELNGAITGVSDVVGTLGDHADDISGSITHLSSLSSRLADYDSDIEGLNTRLASVSSSLADNQDNISILLASLAKSLGEVGTFVEDNRESLSANVESLSRVATALDDERIALTQIVDIAPLAFTNLVNTYDPATKAVRTRANFAEVLRRADLAICSAIPAAAGDSADTACDLLRSIVVALPDQGGIGLPATPSADPTDPSQLPQLIAGLSGTEDLLGGIAGVVGGR; this is encoded by the coding sequence ATGACGATGCTCTCCGGGCGCGCCACTCCCCGTGTTGCCGCAGCGGTCGTGGGCTTGCTGCTCGTGGCAGCCCTCGTCACGATGACGCGCGGCGAGGCGACCCGCACCGTGAGCGCGGTGTTCCCGCGGACGGTGAGCCTGTTCGAGGGATCCGACGTACGCATCATGGGCATCCGCGTCGGCACGGTCACCGCGATCACCCCGCAGGGCACGTCGGTCCGCGTCGACATGGAGTACGCCCGCAAGTACGACGTCCCGGCCGACGCCAAGGCGGTCATCGTGTCGCCCTCGGTGATCTCGGACCGCTTCGTCCAGCTCACCCCGGCCTACGTCGGCGGTGAGCGTCTTGCCGAGGGGGCGGTGATCGCCCAGGAGGACACCGCGGTGCCGGTCGAGCTGGATCGCACCTTCGAGGCGACCCAGCAGCTCATGGACGCCCTCGGCCCCAGCGGCGCCAACCGGCACGGGGCGCTGTCCGGACTGCTCTCGGTGCTCGCCGACACCCTCGACGGGCAAGGAGCCGAGCTCAACGGCGCGATCACGGGCGTGTCGGACGTGGTGGGGACGCTCGGCGACCACGCTGATGACATCAGCGGCTCGATCACGCACCTCAGCAGCCTCAGCTCACGCCTGGCCGACTACGACTCGGACATCGAGGGCCTCAACACGCGGCTGGCATCGGTCTCCTCCTCGTTGGCCGACAACCAGGACAACATCTCGATCCTGCTGGCCAGCCTGGCGAAGTCCCTGGGTGAGGTCGGGACGTTCGTCGAGGACAATCGCGAGTCGCTCTCGGCCAACGTGGAGTCGCTGTCCCGTGTCGCGACGGCGCTCGACGACGAGCGCATCGCGCTGACCCAGATCGTCGACATCGCACCGCTGGCCTTCACCAACCTGGTCAACACGTACGATCCGGCGACCAAGGCCGTGCGCACCCGGGCCAACTTCGCCGAGGTCCTGCGCCGTGCTGACCTGGCGATCTGCAGCGCGATCCCGGCTGCGGCCGGTGACTCCGCAGACACCGCCTGCGACCTGCTCAGGTCGATCGTCGTGGCCCTGCCCGACCAGGGTGGCATCGGTCTGCCGGCGACGCCGAGCGCCGACCCGACGGATCCGTCCCAGCTGCCGCAGCTCATCGCGGGACTGAGCGGCACCGAGGACCTGCTCGGCGGCATCGCCGGTGTGGTCGGAGGGCGATGA
- a CDS encoding MCE family protein: MRNLLAAVLAALLLGGCGYSGLGQLPLPGGPDTGKDSYVVTADFSDVLNLARQSTVKADGVTIGRVERIERRGWKARAVLRIRGDVALPAETVAHIGQTSLLGEKFVDLQAPAGPADGPVLKDGSAISIGSTSRGAEVEEVLGALSLLLNGGGVAQLKSISQELHQALDPDTVDAARFLQQLDRFVGTLDRNRTTIIETLENVDALTRTINADRRTVDQALDDLGPGFRVLAGQQEELTSMLGHLDSFSTVASDVVRQSGADLTADLDALRPTLAQLAAAGDSLPQALEVILTFPFPDAVLNAVKGDYVNLDVEIDLSALDILKNVTGGIVDPYILPLPFDDVDEPLLVPGLPAASTTEAPIVPSVDGGLLGLLLGGVR, translated from the coding sequence ATGCGCAATCTACTGGCTGCCGTCCTCGCCGCGCTGCTGCTCGGCGGCTGCGGCTATTCGGGCCTCGGGCAGTTGCCCCTGCCGGGTGGTCCCGACACCGGCAAGGACTCGTACGTCGTCACGGCGGACTTCTCCGACGTGCTCAACCTGGCCCGCCAGTCGACTGTCAAGGCCGACGGTGTGACGATCGGCCGGGTCGAGCGGATCGAGCGGCGTGGTTGGAAGGCGCGGGCGGTGCTGCGAATCCGTGGAGACGTCGCGCTGCCGGCCGAGACCGTGGCGCACATCGGGCAGACCAGCCTGCTCGGAGAGAAGTTCGTCGACCTCCAGGCCCCAGCCGGGCCGGCGGACGGTCCAGTGCTCAAGGATGGTTCGGCCATTTCCATCGGCAGCACGAGCCGGGGGGCTGAGGTCGAGGAGGTCCTCGGTGCGCTGTCCCTGCTGCTCAACGGTGGCGGAGTTGCCCAGCTCAAGTCGATCTCCCAGGAGCTCCACCAGGCGCTGGACCCGGACACCGTCGACGCTGCACGGTTCCTCCAGCAGCTCGACCGCTTCGTCGGCACCCTGGATCGCAACCGCACCACGATCATCGAGACCCTCGAGAACGTCGACGCGCTGACCCGCACGATCAACGCGGACCGCCGGACCGTCGACCAGGCCCTGGATGACCTCGGTCCCGGCTTCCGTGTCCTCGCCGGGCAGCAGGAGGAGCTCACGTCGATGCTGGGGCACCTCGACTCGTTCAGCACCGTGGCGTCCGATGTGGTCCGGCAATCCGGCGCCGACCTGACCGCCGATCTGGATGCGCTGCGTCCCACCCTGGCCCAGCTCGCCGCGGCGGGCGACTCCCTGCCCCAGGCGCTCGAGGTGATCCTGACCTTCCCGTTCCCGGACGCGGTCCTCAACGCCGTCAAGGGCGACTACGTGAATCTCGACGTCGAGATCGACCTGTCCGCCCTGGACATCCTCAAGAACGTCACCGGCGGCATCGTCGACCCGTACATCCTGCCGCTGCCGTTCGACGACGTCGACGAGCCGCTGCTCGTGCCTGGTCTCCCGGCCGCGTCGACGACGGAAGCGCCCATCGTCCCGTCGGTCGACGGCGGCCTGCTGGGCCTGCTGCTGGGTGGCGTGCGATGA
- a CDS encoding MCE family protein, protein MRRATRLRLLAFLLIGAVAVVHAGVRYAGLGSLVRSDSYEVTVRLADSGGLFDRAEVTYRGVTVGRVTDVRFRRDGVDAVLAIERDRRIPSDLAVEVHNRSAVGEQYIDLVPASTGAPYLAAGDVVQESVTSTPIDENDLLVSIDRFVRSVDTDDLATVIDETGIAFEGVGDDLQRLIDGGAALVDAAARSLPATRELLQSGRVVLETQDDQAQLISGYLGDLAGVSGVLSDQDGDLRVILRDGSLAAGQLKILADDLAPSLEPLLADLVDLGDIAYRRQDGIEETLVALPWALASAQTPGREGRAHFGLALAQDPAVCQEGYVPVSEWRAARDTTHVPAPDSLGCDEAAPSVPRGSPAVIGRTGAGDLGRSAAMGSTSGSSRSWRTMFTVPLLGD, encoded by the coding sequence ATGAGGCGGGCGACCAGGCTCAGGCTGCTGGCCTTCCTGCTGATCGGTGCCGTCGCGGTCGTCCACGCGGGTGTCCGCTATGCGGGCCTCGGCAGCCTCGTGCGCTCCGACTCGTACGAAGTGACCGTGCGGCTGGCCGACAGCGGGGGGCTCTTCGACCGCGCCGAGGTCACCTATCGCGGGGTGACGGTCGGCCGGGTCACCGATGTGAGGTTCCGGCGCGACGGGGTGGACGCAGTGCTCGCGATCGAGCGGGACCGGCGGATCCCGTCGGACCTGGCCGTCGAGGTGCACAACCGCTCGGCGGTCGGCGAGCAGTACATCGACCTGGTGCCGGCGAGCACCGGCGCGCCCTACCTGGCTGCGGGCGACGTCGTGCAGGAGAGCGTGACCTCGACACCTATCGACGAGAACGACCTGCTGGTCTCGATCGACCGCTTCGTGCGGTCGGTCGACACCGACGACCTGGCGACGGTCATCGACGAGACCGGGATCGCGTTCGAGGGCGTCGGTGACGACCTCCAACGACTGATCGACGGCGGTGCAGCCCTCGTGGATGCCGCTGCCCGGTCGCTGCCCGCTACGCGTGAGCTGCTGCAGAGTGGCCGCGTCGTGCTGGAGACCCAGGACGACCAGGCGCAGCTGATCTCGGGCTACCTCGGGGACCTCGCCGGCGTCAGCGGAGTGCTGAGCGATCAGGACGGCGACCTCCGGGTGATCCTGCGGGACGGGAGCTTGGCCGCCGGACAGCTCAAGATCCTGGCCGATGACCTCGCCCCGTCGCTGGAGCCCCTGCTCGCCGATCTGGTCGACCTGGGTGACATCGCCTACCGTCGCCAGGACGGCATCGAGGAGACGCTCGTGGCGCTGCCGTGGGCACTGGCCAGCGCCCAGACGCCAGGACGGGAGGGCCGGGCGCACTTCGGCCTCGCGCTCGCACAGGACCCCGCCGTCTGCCAGGAGGGCTACGTGCCGGTCAGCGAGTGGCGGGCCGCGCGAGACACGACACATGTCCCGGCCCCCGACAGCCTGGGCTGCGACGAGGCAGCACCGTCGGTGCCACGCGGCTCGCCGGCTGTCATCGGCCGCACGGGCGCTGGCGACCTCGGACGGTCCGCTGCGATGGGCAGCACCAGCGGGTCGAGCCGGTCGTGGAGGACGATGTTCACGGTCCCCCTTCTGGGGGACTAG
- a CDS encoding DoxX family protein: MDVARIVLTLLASAVFAKAGVEMILFRPPHPETAARLGLTLRAFRLVGILELAGVAGLLIGLAVPWLGVLAAGCLAALTAGAIMAHRRAGDTWLVAAPAIVCSAGAVVTAVLLSTS, from the coding sequence ATGGACGTCGCACGGATCGTCCTGACCCTGCTGGCGTCCGCGGTCTTCGCCAAGGCCGGGGTGGAGATGATCCTTTTCAGGCCGCCGCACCCCGAGACCGCGGCCCGGCTCGGGCTGACCCTTCGGGCGTTCAGGCTGGTCGGCATCCTCGAGCTCGCGGGCGTCGCGGGGCTGCTGATCGGCCTCGCGGTCCCGTGGCTCGGCGTCCTGGCGGCCGGGTGCCTGGCCGCGCTGACCGCGGGCGCGATCATGGCCCACCGGCGCGCCGGCGACACGTGGCTCGTAGCCGCCCCGGCGATCGTGTGCTCGGCCGGCGCCGTGGTCACAGCAGTGCTGCTCAGCACGTCCTGA
- a CDS encoding lipocalin-like domain-containing protein — translation MSPTIVEGWNGPGSKDAVLTRVTPADNALHVSTSKKAFEHWYFDARLDSGHTVIAFFTKRRPEERASCDPSVEILIYGPDGSRRQIRKSYPKDQATFSAQRADVRIGANTAVQDTGEDDLPVFRIHLAEEDVAFDLTFRNELPSWMPGRGDTFYGGTDHFGWCVGGPREQVTGSITIAGETTVVTGIGYADHNWGVGDMKRIIDRWHWGRLYLDDYSLIFATVLTQKRLGRHMSRPMMLAKGDEIVLSTGEVELTEGPLVFHPAANRTYPTWIRLQVPGRVDLRLDVQLIIDAQDLLDEVPVARSRMVKPIVHALVGRPGYFRFDSTYTLTVVEDGETITRTGSTLHEMVALS, via the coding sequence ATGAGTCCCACGATCGTCGAAGGCTGGAACGGCCCGGGCAGCAAGGACGCCGTCCTGACCCGGGTCACGCCCGCCGACAACGCCCTGCACGTCTCGACCAGCAAGAAGGCGTTCGAGCACTGGTACTTCGACGCCCGGCTCGACAGCGGCCACACCGTGATCGCCTTCTTCACCAAGCGCCGGCCCGAGGAACGCGCGAGCTGCGATCCTTCGGTCGAGATCCTGATCTACGGCCCCGACGGATCCCGCCGACAGATCCGCAAGTCCTATCCCAAGGACCAGGCAACGTTCTCGGCCCAGCGCGCCGACGTGCGCATCGGGGCGAACACCGCGGTCCAGGACACCGGCGAGGACGACCTTCCGGTGTTCCGGATCCACCTCGCCGAGGAGGACGTGGCCTTCGACCTGACGTTCCGCAATGAGCTGCCGAGCTGGATGCCCGGCCGCGGCGACACCTTCTACGGCGGCACCGACCACTTCGGCTGGTGCGTCGGCGGACCTCGCGAGCAGGTCACCGGCTCCATCACGATCGCCGGCGAGACGACCGTCGTGACCGGCATCGGGTACGCCGATCACAACTGGGGCGTCGGAGACATGAAGCGGATCATCGACCGCTGGCACTGGGGCCGGCTGTACCTCGACGACTACTCGCTGATCTTCGCGACAGTCCTGACGCAGAAGCGGTTGGGCCGGCACATGTCCCGGCCGATGATGCTCGCGAAGGGCGACGAGATCGTGCTCAGCACCGGTGAGGTCGAGCTGACCGAGGGCCCGCTGGTCTTCCACCCGGCGGCCAACCGCACCTATCCGACGTGGATCCGACTGCAGGTCCCGGGCCGGGTCGACCTGCGCCTGGACGTCCAGCTCATCATCGATGCGCAGGACCTGCTGGACGAGGTTCCGGTCGCGCGCTCACGCATGGTCAAGCCGATCGTGCACGCCCTGGTCGGCCGACCGGGCTACTTCCGCTTCGACTCGACGTACACCCTGACCGTGGTCGAGGACGGCGAGACCATCACACGCACCGGATCGACGCTGCACGAGATGGTCGCCCTGAGCTGA
- a CDS encoding oxygenase MpaB family protein, with product MTLHDTTPPAPTAPRTPTAFPYWENKQRPEWRRRERFVKKVLRHDLFPTDEQAQLLCDDMYVGDPVAEKYVADVFFGEIGHQRGRAMLDEALDHGIDSIPDAPESMKTLFTELETVPDWVDRDLVEQGARVWRRWGTMLYSVAGAITLEIYTEGAVAMPLSLAGGYAGDNALRRFLETCKFWIDVSEPGALFEVGSQARKTAMQVRVMHVAVRKRVGDHPEWDHEAWGLPISQTYEQMTQIGGAVAPAMSLWLLGYQTTPKEMRALIHFNRYMGHLLGVQPQWPTTTIREQLQAIAMTTAARSYDSGAAGKELIESFPAAFAPRTGQRGLKHLRAAYNFRIYSAYCALWMAPGTRKLYDMPRAFPWILIPIARLPLVTATELLRRLPGLKQLHLRTMDRHRKSWHAAQMEGRQAEFDASSSLRR from the coding sequence GTGACGCTGCACGACACAACCCCACCGGCACCGACCGCACCGCGCACCCCCACCGCGTTCCCGTACTGGGAGAACAAGCAGCGCCCCGAGTGGCGCCGGCGCGAACGGTTCGTCAAGAAGGTCCTCCGGCACGACCTGTTCCCGACCGACGAGCAGGCCCAGCTGCTGTGCGATGACATGTACGTCGGCGATCCCGTCGCGGAGAAGTACGTCGCCGACGTCTTCTTCGGCGAGATCGGCCACCAGCGCGGACGGGCGATGCTCGACGAGGCGCTCGACCACGGCATCGACTCGATCCCGGATGCTCCGGAGTCGATGAAGACCTTGTTCACCGAGCTCGAGACCGTCCCGGACTGGGTCGATCGCGACCTGGTCGAGCAGGGCGCTCGGGTGTGGCGTCGCTGGGGCACGATGCTCTACAGCGTCGCCGGGGCGATCACCCTGGAGATCTACACCGAGGGCGCCGTCGCCATGCCGCTGTCGCTCGCCGGAGGCTACGCCGGCGACAACGCCCTGCGCCGCTTCCTGGAGACCTGCAAGTTCTGGATCGACGTCTCGGAGCCGGGCGCGCTGTTCGAGGTCGGCTCACAGGCCCGCAAGACCGCGATGCAGGTCAGGGTCATGCACGTCGCGGTGCGCAAGCGCGTCGGCGACCACCCCGAGTGGGACCACGAGGCATGGGGTCTGCCGATCAGCCAGACGTACGAGCAGATGACCCAGATCGGCGGGGCCGTGGCTCCCGCGATGTCCCTGTGGCTCCTGGGCTACCAGACGACACCCAAGGAGATGCGGGCGCTGATCCACTTCAACCGCTACATGGGGCACTTGCTCGGCGTGCAGCCCCAGTGGCCGACCACGACGATCCGCGAGCAGCTCCAGGCGATCGCGATGACGACCGCCGCACGGTCGTACGACTCCGGCGCGGCCGGCAAGGAGCTCATCGAGTCGTTCCCTGCCGCGTTCGCGCCACGCACCGGGCAGCGGGGCCTCAAGCACCTGCGCGCCGCCTACAACTTCCGCATCTACTCGGCGTACTGCGCGCTGTGGATGGCGCCCGGCACCCGCAAGCTGTACGACATGCCGCGGGCCTTCCCGTGGATCCTGATCCCGATCGCCCGCCTTCCACTCGTCACCGCGACCGAGCTGCTGCGCCGGCTCCCCGGCCTCAAGCAGCTCCACCTGCGGACCATGGACCGCCATCGCAAGAGCTGGCACGCGGCCCAGATGGAAGGCCGCCAGGCCGAGTTCGACGCCAGCAGCTCGCTGCGCCGCTGA
- a CDS encoding TetR/AcrR family transcriptional regulator: MAASPRTTAGSKRLSLDDWTIRALDLLKAEGVGALKISRLCSELGVTKGSFYWHFADVEGLKEAVAERWCSQTREALGQLSVLDDLPPLERLRIMSLRLVDDDSWSVERALRDWARSDPLVAGVIAESDQFVFELVQGAIAELGHDAASARMRAGLLVYAGIGFAHGQSALPKPTADDIEDLLDFLAGERGADR; this comes from the coding sequence ATGGCGGCATCGCCACGTACCACCGCGGGATCCAAGCGCCTGTCGCTCGACGACTGGACGATCCGGGCCCTCGATCTGTTGAAGGCCGAAGGGGTCGGTGCGCTCAAGATCAGCCGGCTCTGCAGCGAGCTGGGCGTCACGAAGGGCAGCTTCTACTGGCACTTCGCGGACGTCGAGGGACTCAAGGAGGCCGTCGCGGAGCGCTGGTGCTCGCAGACCCGCGAGGCGCTGGGGCAGCTCTCGGTGCTCGACGACCTCCCGCCGCTCGAACGGCTGCGGATCATGAGCTTGCGGCTGGTCGATGACGACTCCTGGAGCGTCGAGCGGGCTCTGCGTGACTGGGCCCGCAGCGATCCGTTGGTTGCCGGGGTCATTGCCGAGTCCGACCAGTTCGTGTTCGAGCTCGTCCAGGGAGCGATCGCCGAGCTGGGCCACGATGCTGCGAGTGCGCGCATGCGGGCGGGGCTGCTGGTCTACGCCGGAATCGGTTTTGCCCACGGACAGTCGGCCTTGCCCAAGCCCACGGCCGATGACATCGAGGACCTGCTCGACTTCCTGGCGGGTGAGCGCGGCGCCGACCGCTGA
- a CDS encoding Fic family protein yields the protein MARGRPTRQSIYDHLEEAIDDLRSRFGGLPVPAEAEEIWDDLWHQEAHHSTALEGNTLILNEVRKLLDEGRTVGDKELKEYMEVLGYANAAKWVYGQALEPGDWTAGDLLSLQEVRTVHYEAMTPVWNVAPHPHATPAETPGNWRQHDIAPFPDGMTPPPFPDVDHRMADWVADVNKLRDDSDVAFPERLAKTHNEFEKIHPYLDGNGRSGRLLLNLLLVRLGYPPAIVFKNERTKYLNAMRKADKGEYGPLGEVIARAVANNLYKFVVPAVAGPARLVPLASLVDAKAGLTATALRAAAERGRLRAQKSDNGKWQSSKSWVADYQKNKHKRPAKARKPD from the coding sequence GTGGCCCGCGGACGTCCAACACGACAGAGCATCTACGATCATCTCGAGGAAGCGATCGACGACCTCCGCAGTCGCTTTGGCGGCCTGCCTGTCCCCGCAGAGGCCGAAGAGATCTGGGACGACCTGTGGCACCAGGAGGCGCACCACTCCACAGCCCTCGAAGGCAATACGCTGATCCTCAATGAGGTCCGCAAGCTCCTCGACGAAGGTCGCACGGTCGGCGACAAGGAACTCAAGGAGTACATGGAAGTCCTGGGCTACGCCAACGCCGCCAAGTGGGTCTATGGCCAAGCTCTCGAGCCAGGCGACTGGACAGCCGGCGATCTGCTCAGCCTCCAAGAGGTTCGCACCGTTCACTACGAGGCGATGACTCCCGTCTGGAACGTCGCGCCACATCCGCACGCGACACCAGCCGAGACTCCCGGCAACTGGCGGCAGCACGACATCGCGCCATTCCCTGACGGTATGACGCCGCCGCCGTTCCCCGACGTTGACCACCGGATGGCCGACTGGGTCGCAGACGTAAACAAGCTCCGAGACGACAGCGATGTCGCGTTCCCCGAGCGCCTCGCCAAGACTCACAACGAATTTGAGAAGATCCACCCTTACCTGGACGGAAACGGTCGCTCGGGTCGGCTGCTTCTGAATCTGCTCTTGGTTCGTCTGGGCTACCCGCCGGCGATCGTGTTCAAGAACGAGCGGACGAAGTACCTGAATGCGATGCGCAAGGCGGACAAGGGCGAGTACGGCCCGCTCGGCGAGGTCATCGCGCGCGCTGTCGCCAACAACCTCTACAAGTTCGTCGTACCAGCCGTCGCCGGCCCGGCCCGCCTTGTGCCGCTTGCGAGCCTGGTCGACGCGAAGGCTGGCCTGACCGCAACCGCCCTTCGTGCTGCCGCAGAGCGAGGCCGACTACGCGCGCAAAAGTCCGATAACGGCAAATGGCAGAGCTCGAAGAGCTGGGTCGCCGACTACCAGAAGAACAAGCACAAGCGACCCGCCAAGGCGAGGAAACCAGACTGA